A single window of Psychrobacter raelei DNA harbors:
- the hisA gene encoding 1-(5-phosphoribosyl)-5-[(5-phosphoribosylamino)methylideneamino]imidazole-4-carboxamide isomerase, whose protein sequence is MRTQSPFTQNTDVTTAVAPLLIPAIDLKDGKCVRLKQGRMEDDTVFSDDPVAMATRWVNEGARRLHLVDLNGAFDGVPVHKDVVMQIAKAHPNLPVQLGGGVRSLQTIEHYLAAGLTYIIIGTKAVENPEFVEEACREFAGHIIVGIDAKDGMVATHGWANVTDTKATELAKRFADAGVSSIVYTDIARDGMMQGVNVEQTVNLARVGGLPVIASGGVTDMKDIELLKPYGDCIEGIITGRAIYEGTLDLGEAQAYLDK, encoded by the coding sequence ATGCGTACTCAATCTCCTTTTACCCAAAATACCGATGTAACGACCGCTGTGGCACCACTTCTTATTCCTGCCATTGATCTAAAAGATGGCAAGTGCGTGCGTCTTAAGCAAGGCCGTATGGAAGATGACACAGTATTTTCTGACGACCCTGTGGCGATGGCCACTCGCTGGGTGAATGAGGGTGCCCGTCGTTTGCATTTGGTGGATCTAAACGGTGCCTTTGATGGTGTGCCGGTGCACAAAGATGTGGTGATGCAAATCGCTAAGGCGCATCCGAACCTACCTGTACAGCTTGGCGGCGGTGTACGCAGCCTACAGACCATTGAGCATTATCTGGCTGCGGGACTGACCTATATTATTATCGGTACCAAGGCGGTTGAAAACCCCGAGTTTGTGGAAGAGGCTTGCCGAGAGTTTGCCGGTCATATCATCGTCGGCATTGATGCCAAAGACGGCATGGTTGCTACCCATGGCTGGGCCAATGTCACCGATACTAAGGCCACTGAGCTTGCTAAGCGCTTTGCTGATGCTGGCGTATCTTCTATCGTATATACCGATATTGCGCGTGATGGCATGATGCAAGGCGTGAACGTCGAGCAAACCGTGAATTTGGCCCGTGTTGGTGGTCTGCCGGTTATCGCATCAGGCGGCGTGACTGATATGAAAGACATTGAGCTGCTAAAACCCTATGGCGACTGCATTGAGGGTATCATTACAGGCCGGGCTATTTATGAAGGCACCCTAGATTTGGGCGAGGCTCAGGCTTATTTGGATAAGTAG
- the nqrM gene encoding (Na+)-NQR maturation NqrM — MTNLACGTAVRDLATDSIVSPAPKPLNLSEVIMLAQLLPMLLITFGVFVLFFLMMGIGYMVKKEPLRGSCGRVANLMGDETCQFCGNDPNLCEQINDEKAFDSKKAADLGKSAL; from the coding sequence ATGACAAATCTAGCTTGTGGCACAGCAGTAAGAGACTTAGCAACAGACTCTATAGTCAGCCCTGCGCCCAAGCCTCTTAATCTAAGTGAGGTTATTATGCTCGCTCAACTTCTTCCTATGCTGCTGATTACCTTCGGCGTCTTTGTCCTATTTTTCTTGATGATGGGCATCGGCTATATGGTAAAAAAAGAGCCTTTACGCGGCTCTTGCGGACGTGTGGCCAACCTGATGGGAGATGAAACCTGTCAGTTCTGCGGTAACGATCCTAATTTGTGTGAACAGATTAATGACGAAAAAGCTTTTGATAGTAAAAAGGCGGCAGACCTAGGTAAATCGGCCTTATGA
- a CDS encoding NADH:ubiquinone reductase (Na(+)-transporting) subunit D — protein MATETKKILTTPIFDNNPIALQILGICSALAVTTSVKNALVMCIALTLVTAFSSFFISTIRNRIPSSIRIIVQMTIIASLVIVVDQILKAVAYDVSKSLSVFVGLIITNCIVMGRAEAFAMSNPPVPSFLDGIGNGLGYSAVLLFVATIRELLGNGSILGITLLQPVTDGGWYVPNGLLLLPPSAFFIIAMFITVVRIWKPEQVEEPEFVIKPQSKGMAHGGGH, from the coding sequence ATGGCTACAGAAACTAAAAAAATCTTAACCACGCCGATTTTTGACAATAACCCCATTGCGTTACAAATCTTGGGTATTTGTTCGGCACTGGCAGTAACAACCAGCGTAAAAAACGCGTTGGTTATGTGTATTGCTTTGACCTTGGTAACGGCTTTTTCAAGCTTTTTTATCTCAACCATCCGTAATCGTATTCCCTCAAGCATCCGTATTATTGTACAGATGACCATTATTGCCTCACTGGTAATCGTGGTGGATCAGATTCTAAAAGCAGTGGCTTATGATGTGAGTAAGTCACTTTCGGTATTCGTTGGTTTGATTATCACCAACTGTATCGTTATGGGCCGTGCTGAAGCGTTTGCTATGAGTAACCCTCCTGTACCAAGCTTTTTAGATGGTATTGGTAACGGTCTTGGCTATTCAGCGGTATTGCTATTTGTGGCCACTATTCGTGAACTCTTAGGTAATGGCAGCATCTTAGGCATTACCCTACTACAACCCGTCACCGATGGTGGCTGGTATGTGCCAAATGGCTTATTACTACTTCCCCCTTCTGCTTTCTTTATTATTGCGATGTTTATCACAGTAGTACGTATCTGGAAGCCTGAGCAAGTAGAAGAGCCTGAGTTTGTTATTAAGCCGCAGTCGAAAGGCATGGCTCACGGAGGAGGTCACTAA
- a CDS encoding SDR family NAD(P)-dependent oxidoreductase — MKTKLNNLTIWITGASSGLGEALAIEFARRGATIILSGRNKQKLEAVKAKCKKPTKHVVVPFDILDVAQAEAAYATVIQNAGHVDWLINNAGVSQRSLIMQTSEAVERQLMEIDYFAQTRLTRLVLPDMIAQGGGKVVMVSSVAGLLGTQYRGAYGAAKAAIHMWANSLRAELSEDNIKVATIFPGFIQTNVSINALTADGSAQGTMDDATDQGLSAKAFAKQAVKALVQDEEYIIVAGQKEKFATLVNRVSPPKLYKLIRGAKVK, encoded by the coding sequence ATGAAAACCAAACTAAATAACCTAACCATTTGGATTACTGGTGCCTCAAGTGGGCTGGGTGAAGCGCTGGCGATAGAATTCGCTCGCCGCGGTGCCACAATTATATTAAGCGGGCGCAATAAACAAAAGCTCGAGGCCGTTAAAGCCAAATGTAAAAAACCGACAAAACACGTCGTGGTGCCCTTTGATATCTTAGACGTCGCACAAGCTGAAGCGGCTTATGCCACCGTTATCCAAAATGCGGGACATGTCGATTGGCTGATTAATAACGCGGGGGTCAGTCAGCGCTCATTAATTATGCAGACCAGTGAGGCCGTTGAGCGCCAATTGATGGAGATCGATTATTTTGCTCAGACCCGACTAACGCGTTTGGTACTACCAGATATGATTGCCCAGGGTGGCGGCAAGGTGGTGATGGTCTCAAGTGTGGCCGGATTATTAGGTACACAATATCGCGGTGCTTATGGTGCGGCCAAAGCGGCCATTCACATGTGGGCCAATAGCTTGCGTGCCGAATTAAGTGAGGACAATATTAAAGTGGCCACCATATTCCCAGGCTTTATCCAGACCAACGTCTCCATCAATGCCCTGACTGCCGATGGCAGCGCTCAAGGCACGATGGATGACGCCACTGACCAAGGCCTAAGTGCCAAAGCCTTTGCCAAGCAAGCGGTAAAAGCCTTGGTTCAAGACGAGGAGTACATTATCGTCGCAGGTCAAAAAGAGAAGTTTGCCACCTTAGTCAACCGGGTATCACCGCCTAAGCTGTATAAACTTATCCGCGGCGCAAAAGTTAAGTAG
- a CDS encoding FAD:protein FMN transferase, producing MLSTTVMMSGCDQPPTYDYIKGETMGTSYHITFQNPKGVNQDEIQQAIDKRLQQINLSMSTYMQDSTISKFNRLGAGESITVDADFIKVLNDSKQVYQQSGGAFDPTVMPLINLWGFGTVMTAERLQNPPSASEIATAKALLDFKGIKLTEDKLSKDKPNVALDFSAVAKGYGVDVIAEVLHKDYKINNYMVEIGGEVSTSGVNQNAQPWQIAIDAPIIDSTVSERYTLAAIRQPLLSNKLHLATSGNYRNSVVFDGRRYSHTIDPTTGQPIAGGAPSVSVVADSVSLADAWATALTAMTYEKALATAKQHNLAVLFVIPKDGKIHDEVPSLEEIKKNKADPLAYWEVVETPAMKTLRSGQKD from the coding sequence ATGCTGTCCACTACTGTGATGATGAGCGGCTGTGATCAACCTCCTACCTATGACTATATCAAGGGTGAGACCATGGGAACCAGCTATCACATCACTTTCCAAAACCCAAAGGGGGTGAATCAAGACGAGATTCAGCAAGCCATCGATAAGCGTCTACAGCAGATTAACCTCAGTATGTCGACTTACATGCAAGACTCGACCATCTCTAAATTCAACCGTTTGGGCGCCGGTGAGTCAATCACGGTAGATGCTGATTTTATAAAAGTATTGAATGATTCTAAACAGGTGTATCAACAATCAGGCGGCGCCTTTGACCCTACTGTGATGCCGCTAATTAATCTTTGGGGATTTGGCACAGTAATGACGGCCGAAAGATTACAAAACCCGCCAAGCGCCTCTGAGATAGCCACAGCCAAAGCCCTACTCGACTTTAAAGGTATCAAGCTCACCGAAGATAAGCTTAGCAAAGACAAGCCAAACGTGGCGCTGGACTTCTCAGCTGTCGCCAAGGGCTATGGGGTCGATGTGATTGCTGAGGTGCTGCACAAAGACTATAAAATTAATAACTACATGGTGGAGATTGGTGGTGAAGTGTCCACCTCAGGGGTGAACCAAAACGCCCAACCTTGGCAAATTGCCATTGATGCGCCCATCATAGACAGTACCGTCAGCGAGCGTTATACCTTAGCGGCCATTCGTCAGCCCCTCTTAAGCAACAAGCTGCATCTGGCCACCTCGGGCAACTATCGTAACTCGGTGGTGTTCGATGGGCGCCGCTACAGCCATACCATTGACCCCACCACCGGCCAGCCCATTGCCGGCGGTGCGCCCTCTGTGTCTGTCGTGGCAGATAGTGTCTCTTTGGCCGATGCTTGGGCGACTGCTTTGACCGCCATGACCTACGAAAAAGCGCTAGCCACCGCTAAGCAGCATAATTTGGCAGTGCTATTTGTGATACCCAAAGATGGTAAGATCCATGATGAAGTGCCCTCTCTTGAGGAGATTAAAAAGAACAAAGCCGACCCTCTAGCTTACTGGGAAGTGGTCGAGACTCCGGCTATGAAAACGCTACGCTCTGGTCAAAAAGACTAA
- a CDS encoding Na(+)-translocating NADH-quinone reductase subunit A has product MITIKKGLDLPIAGAPSSEITQHSPKHVALVGYDYVGMKPTMNVKEGDIVTKGQPVFEDKKRVGVIYTAPASGKVVAVNRGDRRVFESLVIEIDPNAGPNANEVTFKQYASNELAGLDAEAVQAQLIKSGEWTAFRTRPYSRTPEIGARPQAIFVTAMDTNPLAFDPMLLIQQEQQAFDDGLAVLSTLSPKTYVCHHGNANLPKVAKTAPGNSTEYHAFAGKHPAGNAGTHIHFLHPVSRDVTVWTIGFQDVIAIGKLFTTGRLYTSRLISLAGPAVAKPHLVLTERGAELTQLTQGELISGDNRIITGSVLSGRKTIGTTAYLGRFHNQVSVLQEGYERPAFHFFSPGFNRFSKLPIYISQFFKSKKYNFTTTTNGSPRAMVPIGVFEEVMPQDYLPTQLLRALIVEDIISAVDLGALELDEEDLALCTFVSPGKYEFGDILRDNLTRIELEG; this is encoded by the coding sequence ATGATTACCATCAAAAAGGGGCTTGATTTGCCCATTGCTGGCGCTCCCAGCAGTGAAATCACCCAGCATTCGCCAAAGCACGTTGCACTTGTGGGCTACGACTATGTCGGTATGAAGCCCACAATGAACGTTAAAGAAGGTGATATTGTCACAAAAGGCCAACCTGTTTTTGAAGACAAAAAACGCGTTGGTGTGATCTACACCGCACCCGCCTCAGGTAAAGTCGTTGCTGTTAATCGTGGCGACCGCCGAGTATTTGAAAGCCTCGTCATTGAGATTGATCCCAATGCTGGCCCAAATGCTAATGAGGTGACGTTCAAGCAATATGCCTCAAACGAGTTGGCGGGATTAGATGCTGAAGCTGTGCAAGCGCAATTAATCAAATCTGGTGAATGGACGGCGTTTCGTACTCGCCCTTATAGCCGTACACCTGAAATTGGTGCGCGTCCACAAGCTATCTTCGTCACTGCAATGGATACCAATCCATTAGCCTTCGACCCGATGCTGCTTATCCAGCAAGAACAGCAAGCCTTCGATGATGGTCTTGCCGTTTTGTCGACCTTATCTCCCAAAACTTATGTGTGTCATCACGGCAATGCCAATTTGCCAAAAGTCGCCAAAACAGCGCCTGGCAACAGCACCGAATATCATGCTTTTGCAGGTAAGCACCCTGCAGGTAATGCCGGTACCCACATTCACTTTTTACACCCCGTCAGCCGTGATGTCACGGTGTGGACCATTGGCTTTCAAGATGTGATTGCCATTGGTAAGTTGTTTACCACAGGCCGCTTATATACCAGCCGTCTTATTAGCTTGGCAGGCCCTGCGGTGGCCAAGCCACATCTGGTGCTTACTGAGCGCGGTGCCGAGTTAACTCAGCTGACTCAAGGTGAATTAATCTCTGGTGACAACCGTATTATTACCGGCTCGGTATTGTCCGGCCGTAAAACCATTGGCACCACCGCTTATTTGGGCCGTTTTCATAACCAAGTAAGCGTGTTACAAGAAGGCTATGAGCGCCCAGCGTTCCACTTCTTTAGCCCAGGCTTTAACCGCTTCTCAAAACTGCCTATTTATATCTCGCAGTTTTTTAAGAGCAAAAAATACAACTTTACCACGACCACAAATGGCTCTCCTCGTGCCATGGTGCCCATTGGCGTCTTCGAGGAAGTCATGCCACAAGACTATTTGCCAACCCAATTACTACGTGCCCTAATTGTTGAAGATATCATCTCAGCAGTAGACCTCGGTGCTTTAGAGCTTGATGAAGAAGACTTGGCACTTTGTACCTTTGTATCACCGGGTAAATACGAGTTTGGCGACATCTTGCGTGATAACTTAACTCGCATCGAGCTGGAGGGCTAA
- a CDS encoding CynX/NimT family MFS transporter, whose amino-acid sequence MSHSTSAQNSLSSKATTPNASQPAHTLGQKTPPAVFWLVVIAILLMASNMRSPIVALGAIAPVVQDALNINATHIGWLGAIPMLMFALGALISPAIGKRFGLENTLIAVLFVITAGIIMRSTWVSWHGFLVGTVLLSLAIGFANTLVAPVIKQRTPHNIALVTGLFSLTMSVMAGIVSGLVYPLTERIGWQWALGGWAILGIAAIIAWVILRLRLGSSHKLPAAVMNSEQQAQEDICIWKSALAWQMAVFMGLQSLLFYTVAAFLPSIWISKGLSEVEGGSMGSVFQFMAPIAIIGMTWLIRRGMQIQTVAIAATVLNVIGLVGITYLSPHLAWLWTAIMGLGCASIFTLCIMLFSLRTYSPNQASKLSGMAQTVAYLVAFAGPFGAGWLHEATGGWDGPLLFILILTIINLIIAWLASRPIMIDGKPA is encoded by the coding sequence ATGTCGCATTCTACCTCTGCCCAAAACAGTCTCAGCTCTAAGGCGACGACGCCTAACGCCTCCCAGCCCGCCCATACTTTGGGTCAAAAGACACCACCTGCGGTATTTTGGCTGGTGGTCATCGCCATATTACTGATGGCGAGCAATATGCGCTCGCCCATCGTGGCACTCGGTGCCATAGCGCCTGTGGTCCAAGACGCACTCAATATCAATGCCACCCATATTGGCTGGCTGGGCGCTATTCCTATGCTAATGTTTGCACTCGGCGCCTTAATCTCTCCGGCGATAGGCAAACGCTTTGGGCTTGAGAATACCTTAATTGCGGTGCTATTCGTCATTACTGCCGGTATTATCATGCGCTCAACTTGGGTCAGCTGGCATGGCTTCTTGGTGGGTACGGTATTGCTGTCATTGGCCATCGGTTTTGCCAACACCTTAGTGGCACCGGTTATCAAGCAGCGAACCCCGCACAATATTGCGTTAGTGACCGGATTATTTAGCTTAACCATGTCGGTGATGGCGGGGATAGTCTCGGGACTGGTCTATCCATTGACTGAGCGGATCGGCTGGCAGTGGGCGCTGGGTGGTTGGGCAATATTGGGTATTGCTGCCATTATTGCGTGGGTCATCTTACGTTTAAGGCTTGGATCCTCTCATAAGCTGCCGGCAGCGGTAATGAACTCAGAGCAGCAAGCTCAAGAGGACATCTGTATTTGGAAATCAGCACTGGCCTGGCAAATGGCGGTTTTTATGGGGCTACAGTCCTTGTTATTTTATACCGTGGCCGCTTTTTTACCCTCCATCTGGATCAGTAAAGGCTTAAGTGAGGTTGAGGGCGGTAGCATGGGCTCGGTGTTCCAGTTTATGGCGCCCATTGCCATTATCGGTATGACGTGGCTAATTCGCCGCGGAATGCAAATTCAGACTGTGGCCATTGCCGCCACGGTACTCAATGTCATTGGCCTAGTCGGTATTACTTATCTATCACCTCACTTAGCTTGGCTGTGGACCGCTATTATGGGGCTTGGCTGTGCCAGTATTTTTACCCTATGTATCATGCTGTTCTCTTTACGCACTTATAGCCCAAACCAAGCCAGTAAACTGTCGGGGATGGCTCAGACCGTGGCTTACTTGGTGGCTTTCGCCGGTCCTTTTGGCGCAGGCTGGCTGCATGAAGCAACTGGCGGCTGGGATGGCCCTTTATTATTTATATTAATACTGACCATCATTAACTTAATTATCGCTTGGCTTGCCAGTCGTCCTATTATGATTGACGGCAAGCCCGCTTAG
- a CDS encoding Na(+)-translocating NADH-quinone reductase subunit C, translating to MSQQTKKSSNSNMTTIMVALVLCLVCSVMVSAVAVGLKPAQVDNQLLDRNKNILVAAGLFDPAKDTNQDVEERFKDFEVKLVDLQKGQYATEQELTTAGITDIDKYDADQASKNKALSIDLGNDDPAGIGSTPKFAKVYVKNDANGKPELMVLPVHGYGLWGTMYGFLTLEGDLNTVKGISWYAHKETPGLGARIEEDKWRDQWKGVHAYNDQGEVATGVTKAGQPKPNENWVDGISGATLTSAGVKNLIQFWLGDRGYKPFLDNLRSGTPNNTANAQTSTTAGEEA from the coding sequence ATGTCCCAGCAGACTAAGAAAAGCTCAAACTCAAACATGACCACCATTATGGTGGCCCTAGTCTTATGTTTGGTGTGTTCCGTAATGGTATCCGCCGTAGCAGTAGGCTTAAAACCCGCTCAAGTAGACAACCAGCTACTTGACCGTAACAAAAACATCTTGGTAGCAGCCGGCTTATTTGACCCAGCGAAAGACACCAACCAAGATGTCGAAGAGCGCTTTAAAGATTTTGAAGTAAAATTGGTGGACCTACAAAAAGGTCAGTACGCAACCGAGCAAGAGCTAACGACTGCCGGTATCACAGATATTGACAAGTACGATGCCGACCAAGCTTCTAAAAACAAGGCGCTAAGCATCGACTTAGGTAATGATGACCCAGCTGGTATCGGCTCAACGCCAAAATTTGCCAAAGTTTATGTAAAAAATGATGCCAATGGCAAACCTGAGCTGATGGTACTTCCGGTACATGGCTATGGTCTTTGGGGTACCATGTACGGCTTCTTAACCTTAGAGGGCGACTTAAATACGGTAAAAGGTATCAGTTGGTACGCTCATAAAGAGACCCCAGGTCTTGGTGCTCGTATTGAAGAAGATAAATGGCGTGATCAGTGGAAAGGCGTTCATGCTTATAATGACCAAGGCGAAGTGGCCACAGGGGTTACTAAAGCCGGTCAACCTAAGCCAAACGAAAACTGGGTAGATGGCATCAGTGGGGCAACCTTAACCAGCGCCGGTGTAAAAAACCTTATCCAATTTTGGTTGGGTGACCGCGGTTACAAACCATTTTTAGACAACTTACGTAGTGGCACTCCGAACAACACAGCTAACGCTCAGACATCAACCACTGCGGGCGAGGAGGCATAA
- a CDS encoding NADH:ubiquinone reductase (Na(+)-transporting) subunit B, giving the protein MKFLHNMFDRLEPNFTKGGKLEKYYAVFEMFDTFLRQPSSTTHSAAHVRDGIDLKRIMIVVWLCTFPAMFWGMYNVGHQALMAISQLGLQPEGWRTAITNMVGYDPNSMWAAFVYGAMQFLPIYIVTFAVGIFWEIVFAVVRGHEVNEGFFVTSVLFALCLPPDIPLWQVALGISFGVVVAKEVFGGTGKNFLNPALSGRAFLYFAYPAYMSGDTVWTAVDGFSGATPLGLAAIGVTPDKFVDAYGSAITWMDAFLGNMQGSIGEVSTLAILLGMIVLIWTRIASWRIIAGCVVGLVATSMVFNAVGSSDNLMMSLPWYWHLVLGGFAFGAVFMATDPVSAAHTNKGRWAYGILIGFMTVLIRVINPAFPEGIMLAILFANLFAPLFDYFVTQANIKRQTARRMRHVPAD; this is encoded by the coding sequence ATGAAATTTTTACACAATATGTTTGACCGCTTAGAGCCTAATTTCACTAAAGGTGGCAAACTTGAGAAATACTACGCTGTGTTTGAAATGTTCGATACTTTCTTACGTCAGCCAAGCAGCACAACCCATTCAGCGGCGCACGTCCGTGATGGTATTGATCTAAAACGCATCATGATTGTGGTGTGGTTATGTACGTTCCCTGCCATGTTTTGGGGTATGTACAACGTCGGTCATCAAGCGTTAATGGCCATTAGCCAATTAGGGCTACAGCCTGAAGGCTGGCGCACGGCTATTACCAACATGGTCGGCTATGATCCGAACAGTATGTGGGCCGCCTTCGTTTATGGCGCCATGCAGTTTTTACCCATTTATATCGTAACTTTCGCAGTCGGTATCTTTTGGGAGATCGTGTTCGCTGTGGTGCGTGGTCATGAAGTGAACGAAGGTTTCTTCGTCACCTCAGTGCTATTTGCACTGTGTTTGCCACCTGATATTCCTTTATGGCAAGTTGCCCTTGGCATCAGCTTCGGTGTGGTTGTCGCTAAAGAGGTGTTCGGTGGTACCGGCAAAAACTTCTTAAACCCTGCCCTATCAGGTCGTGCGTTTTTGTATTTTGCTTACCCCGCTTACATGTCAGGCGATACTGTTTGGACGGCTGTTGATGGCTTCTCAGGGGCAACACCTTTAGGTCTAGCGGCCATCGGTGTGACACCAGATAAATTCGTCGACGCTTACGGCTCAGCCATTACGTGGATGGATGCTTTCTTAGGCAACATGCAAGGCAGTATTGGTGAAGTATCTACTCTAGCTATCTTACTGGGTATGATTGTGCTTATCTGGACTCGCATTGCCTCATGGCGCATTATCGCCGGCTGTGTGGTCGGTCTGGTAGCCACTTCAATGGTATTTAACGCTGTCGGCTCAAGCGACAACTTAATGATGAGTCTACCTTGGTACTGGCATTTGGTATTGGGCGGTTTCGCTTTTGGTGCGGTATTTATGGCCACCGACCCTGTATCAGCTGCTCACACCAACAAAGGCCGCTGGGCATATGGTATCTTGATTGGCTTTATGACGGTGTTAATTCGCGTCATCAACCCCGCCTTCCCAGAAGGCATCATGCTAGCCATCTTATTTGCTAACTTGTTTGCGCCTTTGTTTGACTACTTTGTCACTCAAGCAAACATCAAACGTCAAACGGCTCGGAGGATGCGTCATGTCCCAGCAGACTAA
- the nqrF gene encoding NADH:ubiquinone reductase (Na(+)-transporting) subunit F, giving the protein MELFGTAIGGVAMFTLIIMSLVAIILIARSRLVSSGDVTIHINGNPDNDVVTPAGGKLLQTLASEGIFLSSACGGGGTCAQCRCKVIEGGGSILPTEEGHFTQGEIRDNMRLACQVAVKQDMKIEIDPEFFDVQKWECEVVSNDNVATFIKELVLKIPDGEEVNFRAGGYVQLEAPPHEVHYKDFDVAEEYRGDWDHFGLFKYVSKVDEPVIRAYSMANYPDEKGIIKFNIRIASPPPRGPEGIPPGKMSSYVFSLKPGDKVTVSGPYGEFFAKDTKAEMVFIGGGAGMAPMRSHIFDQLKRLHSDRKISFWYGARSVREMFYVEDYDMLAEQFDNFEWHVALSDPQPEDNWEGYTGFIHNVLFEEYLKDHPNPEDCEFYMCGPPVMNAAVIDMLHSLGVEDENILLDDFGG; this is encoded by the coding sequence ATGGAGTTATTTGGTACCGCCATTGGCGGCGTCGCCATGTTTACCCTGATTATCATGAGCTTGGTAGCCATTATTTTGATTGCCCGCTCAAGATTGGTCAGCTCAGGGGATGTCACCATTCATATTAATGGCAATCCTGACAATGATGTGGTAACCCCAGCCGGTGGTAAACTATTACAAACTCTCGCCAGCGAAGGTATCTTCTTATCATCCGCTTGTGGTGGTGGTGGAACCTGTGCCCAGTGCCGCTGTAAAGTCATCGAGGGTGGTGGTTCTATTCTGCCTACTGAAGAAGGTCACTTCACTCAAGGCGAAATCCGTGACAACATGCGTTTGGCGTGTCAGGTTGCGGTGAAGCAAGACATGAAAATCGAGATTGACCCTGAATTCTTTGATGTACAAAAATGGGAATGTGAGGTTGTCTCGAACGACAACGTGGCCACTTTTATTAAAGAGCTGGTATTAAAAATTCCAGATGGTGAAGAGGTCAACTTCCGTGCCGGTGGTTATGTACAGCTTGAGGCGCCGCCGCATGAAGTGCATTATAAAGACTTCGATGTTGCAGAAGAGTATCGCGGTGACTGGGATCATTTCGGCTTATTTAAATATGTCTCAAAAGTAGATGAGCCAGTGATCCGTGCCTATTCAATGGCCAACTATCCGGATGAAAAAGGCATTATCAAGTTTAACATCCGTATTGCCAGTCCGCCGCCTCGTGGCCCTGAAGGTATCCCACCAGGCAAGATGTCATCTTACGTATTTAGCTTAAAGCCAGGTGATAAGGTCACTGTATCAGGTCCTTATGGTGAATTCTTCGCCAAAGACACCAAAGCTGAGATGGTATTCATCGGTGGTGGTGCAGGTATGGCGCCAATGCGCTCGCACATTTTCGATCAGTTAAAACGTCTGCATTCAGATCGTAAGATCAGCTTCTGGTATGGTGCACGTTCGGTTCGCGAGATGTTCTATGTTGAAGATTATGACATGTTAGCGGAGCAGTTCGATAACTTCGAATGGCACGTGGCACTGTCTGATCCACAGCCTGAAGACAACTGGGAAGGGTATACTGGATTCATTCACAACGTGTTGTTTGAGGAATATCTAAAAGACCATCCAAACCCAGAAGACTGTGAATTCTATATGTGTGGGCCACCGGTGATGAACGCCGCGGTTATCGACATGCTACACAGCCTAGGTGTCGAAGATGAAAACATCTTATTGGATGATTTCGGTGGTTAG
- the nqrE gene encoding NADH:ubiquinone reductase (Na(+)-transporting) subunit E, translating into MGHYVSLFITSVFIENMALAYFLGMCTFLAVSKKVSTAIGLGVAVIVVMSITVPLNNLLFQFILKNGALAWAGFPDIDLSFLGLLSYIALIAATVQILEMFLDKFVPSLYNALGVFLPLITVNCAIMGGVLFMVERDYNFTESLTYGVGAGFGWALAIALLAGIREKLKYSDVPAPLRGLGITFITVGLMSLGFMSFGGMSI; encoded by the coding sequence ATGGGACATTATGTCAGCTTATTTATCACGTCTGTTTTTATTGAAAACATGGCGCTTGCCTACTTCCTAGGCATGTGTACCTTCTTGGCGGTATCGAAAAAAGTATCTACTGCCATTGGTCTTGGTGTGGCCGTTATCGTGGTAATGAGTATCACCGTACCACTAAACAACCTACTGTTTCAGTTCATCCTAAAAAATGGTGCGCTGGCTTGGGCAGGTTTCCCAGATATCGACTTAAGCTTCTTAGGTCTGCTAAGCTACATCGCTTTGATTGCCGCTACCGTTCAGATCCTTGAGATGTTCTTGGATAAATTTGTGCCCTCACTATACAACGCACTTGGGGTGTTCTTACCGCTAATCACTGTAAACTGTGCCATCATGGGCGGCGTACTGTTCATGGTTGAGCGTGACTACAACTTCACCGAATCTTTAACTTATGGTGTGGGTGCTGGTTTTGGTTGGGCATTAGCGATTGCTTTATTAGCGGGTATCCGTGAAAAGCTAAAATACTCAGACGTACCTGCCCCACTACGCGGCTTAGGTATTACTTTTATTACTGTCGGATTGATGTCGCTTGGATTTATGTCATTTGGTGGCATGTCAATTTAA